The proteins below come from a single Drosophila suzukii chromosome X, CBGP_Dsuzu_IsoJpt1.0, whole genome shotgun sequence genomic window:
- the LOC108005236 gene encoding uncharacterized protein — translation MVINLNPATSSSANASGSSVGGGSGGGGSVNSQSGSIIGGNGTGSGNGSGNGSGSGNSTGNGSGGAATSNVMGIFSHAVFEGIVHLHVVCAGDSNAKWITLEEAMAYCPTGVVAYTKLQLAEIYGVPMEVLFE, via the coding sequence ATGGTCATCAATCTGAATCCGGCCACCTCGTCGAGCGCCAATGCCAGCGGCAGCAGCGTGGGCGGCGGCAGCGGTGGCGGCGGCAGCGTGAACAGCCAAAGCGGTAGCATCATCGGCGGAAACGGAACCGGAAGCGGAAACGGTAGCGGAAACGGCAGCGGAAGCGGCAACAGCACCGGAAACGGAAGTGGCGGCGCCGCCACCAGCAACGTAATGGGCATCTTCAGTCACGCGGTTTTCGAGGGGATCGTCCATCTGCATGTGGTATGTGCGGGCGATTCGAACGCCAAGTGGATCACCCTGGAGGAGGCGATGGCCTACTGCCCCACCGGCGTGGTTGCCTACACAAAACTGCAGCTTGCGGAGATTTACGGCGTGCCGATGGAAGTTCTATTCGAGTGA